In a genomic window of Tissierellales bacterium:
- the pheS gene encoding phenylalanine--tRNA ligase subunit alpha, protein MKEKLIQIKEEALSDIENMKDLEELEKLRIKLLGKKGELTKVLRDMGKVPKESRPIVGKMANEVREDIEKEISSSKEKFKEQRKIARLEKERIDISISQDKLKYGHIHPLMKTIKELEDLFMSMGFSVVYGPEVETVANNFDALNSPEDHPSRDMTDTFYITKDILLRTHTSPVQIRVMKEMEPPIKIVSAGRTFRFDDVDDTHSPMFHQLEGLVIDENINMANLKQTIDIFIKELFGKDMKTRFRPHYFPFTEPSAEVDVSCFDCKGKGCPTCDGTGWSLELLGCGLVHPKVLENCGIDSEKYSGFAFGMGVDRIAMVKYNIDDIRLLFENDMRFLKQF, encoded by the coding sequence ATGAAGGAAAAATTAATACAAATAAAAGAAGAAGCTTTATCAGATATAGAAAACATGAAGGATTTAGAAGAATTAGAAAAATTAAGGATAAAACTTTTAGGTAAAAAAGGAGAGTTAACAAAAGTACTTAGGGATATGGGAAAGGTTCCAAAAGAATCTAGACCAATTGTAGGAAAAATGGCAAATGAAGTTAGAGAAGATATAGAGAAAGAAATTTCATCTTCAAAAGAAAAATTTAAAGAGCAACGTAAAATAGCAAGATTAGAAAAGGAAAGAATAGATATATCTATATCCCAAGATAAATTAAAATATGGACATATTCATCCACTTATGAAGACAATTAAAGAATTAGAAGACTTATTCATGAGTATGGGTTTCTCTGTAGTTTATGGTCCTGAAGTTGAAACTGTTGCAAACAATTTTGATGCTTTAAATTCACCAGAAGATCACCCCTCCAGGGATATGACTGATACTTTTTATATTACTAAGGATATACTTTTAAGAACTCATACATCCCCAGTTCAAATAAGGGTTATGAAGGAAATGGAACCCCCTATAAAAATTGTATCGGCAGGTAGAACTTTTAGATTTGATGATGTAGATGATACTCATTCACCTATGTTTCATCAATTAGAAGGATTGGTTATAGATGAAAATATAAATATGGCTAATCTTAAGCAAACTATAGATATCTTTATAAAAGAATTATTCGGTAAAGATATGAAAACTAGATTTAGGCCCCATTACTTCCCTTTTACTGAGCCTAGTGCAGAAGTAGATGTATCCTGTTTTGATTGTAAGGGTAAAGGATGTCCTACATGTGATGGAACTGGTTGGAGTTTAGAATTATTAGGTTGTGGCTTAGTACATCCAAAGGTATTGGAAAACTGTGGAATAGACTCTGAAAAATACTCTGGTTTTGCTTTTGGAATGGGAGTAGATAGGATTGCAATGGTTAAATATAATATAGATGATATTAGGCTTTTATTTGAAAATGATATGAGATTTTTAAAACAATTTTAG
- the rpmI gene encoding 50S ribosomal protein L35, which produces MPKMKSHRGAAKRFRKTGTGKLKRGKAYKSHKTGKKSPKRVRNLRKTAMVSKGDHKRIKDLLPY; this is translated from the coding sequence ATCTCATAGAGGAGCTGCAAAAAGGTTTAGGAAAACTGGTACAGGAAAATTAAAAAGAGGAAAAGCTTATAAGAGTCATAAAACCGGAAAAAAATCCCCTAAGAGAGTTAGAAACTTAAGAAAAACTGCTATGGTTAGCAAGGGAGACCATAAAAGAATAAAAGACCTATTACCATACTAA
- the pheT gene encoding phenylalanine--tRNA ligase subunit beta, translating into MLVPVKWLKEYVDLDVETKKLADELTLSGSHVESIISLDRNIENIVVGKILTIEKHPNADKLLLLKVDIGSEKLQIITGATNIRKGDYVPVALVGAILPNNIKIKKSKLRGIDSFGMLCSFEELGFDNSVIPKEQKDGILILDKEYPLGEDIIKVLKLYGEVIEFEITPNRPDCLSIIGMARETSATFNKTLNYPKIELEEEVKNINNYIESIEILNKDLCPRYYSRVIKDVIIEPSPLWLQLRLMEAGVRPINNIVDITNYVMLELGEPLHAFDIDKIEDKKIYIRPAKENEKIRTIDNIERKLDSSNLVIADEKKPIAIAGVMGGLNSEVTKDTKTILIEAANFNKKNVRITSKKLGLRTEASARFEKGIDVNLAEIACNRVCQLIEEIGVGKVVKGYIDVYERKEEKISINLKPERVNKMLGIEITTKEMIDILHSLEFKVEENNTELSIIVPTFRLDITEEVDLIEEIGRIYGFHNIENKPFIGYLTRGERPYNKVIENKAKNILVGLGLNEIMTYSFISPKSYDKVKLPGEDYRRNYVKILNPLGEDYSSMRTTLIPNMLKVLSRNYNYGVENAYAFEIGNVFLPKELPLKELPKEKAALCLGMYGNDVDYYAIKEIIDILFKELGILNVKYIREEENPTFHPGRTANIVIKDNIIGVIGEVHPDISENYSIKENAYLVELDFDAIINCADLSRKYKPLPKYPAIVRDVAIVLDKDTMVQEIEEVILDNGKGLINEIKLFDIYEGEQVPEGMKSIAYSIVYRSYERTLKDDEISKLHSNIIKKLEESFNAELRS; encoded by the coding sequence ATGTTAGTACCAGTAAAATGGTTAAAAGAATATGTGGATTTAGATGTGGAAACAAAAAAATTAGCAGATGAACTAACTTTATCAGGTTCCCATGTAGAATCTATTATATCCTTAGATAGAAATATAGAAAATATTGTAGTAGGTAAAATTTTAACTATAGAAAAACATCCAAATGCAGATAAATTATTATTACTAAAGGTAGATATAGGCTCTGAAAAACTTCAAATTATTACAGGAGCTACAAATATTAGAAAAGGGGATTATGTACCTGTAGCTTTGGTAGGGGCAATATTGCCAAATAATATTAAGATAAAAAAATCTAAACTTAGGGGTATTGATTCCTTTGGAATGCTTTGTTCTTTTGAAGAATTGGGCTTTGATAATAGTGTAATTCCTAAAGAACAGAAGGATGGTATTCTTATTTTAGATAAGGAATATCCTCTTGGGGAAGATATAATAAAGGTACTTAAATTATATGGAGAAGTAATAGAGTTTGAAATTACACCAAATAGGCCAGATTGTTTAAGTATTATTGGAATGGCTAGAGAAACTAGTGCTACATTTAATAAAACTTTAAACTATCCTAAAATAGAATTAGAAGAAGAAGTAAAGAATATTAATAATTATATAGAAAGTATAGAAATTTTAAATAAGGATTTATGTCCTAGATATTATTCTAGAGTAATAAAAGATGTTATAATTGAGCCATCACCTTTGTGGTTACAATTAAGACTTATGGAAGCGGGAGTAAGACCTATAAATAATATTGTAGACATAACTAATTATGTTATGCTAGAACTAGGTGAACCACTTCATGCTTTTGATATAGATAAGATTGAAGATAAAAAGATATATATAAGGCCAGCTAAAGAAAATGAGAAGATAAGAACTATTGATAATATAGAAAGAAAACTTGATTCTTCTAATTTAGTAATTGCAGATGAAAAAAAACCTATTGCTATAGCTGGTGTAATGGGTGGTTTAAATAGTGAGGTAACAAAAGATACTAAAACTATTTTAATAGAAGCAGCTAATTTTAATAAGAAAAATGTTCGAATTACTTCCAAAAAATTAGGATTAAGAACAGAGGCTTCAGCAAGGTTTGAAAAAGGTATAGACGTAAATTTAGCAGAAATTGCATGTAATAGAGTTTGTCAACTAATTGAAGAAATAGGTGTTGGAAAAGTTGTTAAAGGGTACATAGATGTATATGAAAGGAAAGAAGAAAAAATATCAATAAATCTGAAACCAGAAAGAGTAAATAAAATGCTTGGCATTGAAATAACAACAAAAGAGATGATTGATATTCTTCATAGTTTAGAATTTAAAGTAGAAGAAAATAATACAGAATTAAGTATTATAGTTCCAACTTTCAGGTTAGATATAACTGAAGAGGTTGATTTAATTGAAGAAATAGGAAGAATATATGGTTTCCATAACATTGAAAACAAGCCCTTTATTGGCTATTTAACTAGAGGAGAAAGACCTTATAATAAGGTAATCGAAAACAAAGCAAAGAATATTTTAGTAGGGTTAGGTTTAAATGAAATTATGACTTATTCTTTCATTAGTCCAAAATCTTATGATAAGGTGAAACTTCCAGGGGAAGATTATAGAAGAAACTATGTAAAGATTTTAAATCCCCTCGGTGAAGACTATAGTTCCATGAGAACAACTCTTATACCTAATATGTTAAAGGTGCTTTCTAGAAATTACAATTATGGTGTAGAAAATGCATATGCTTTTGAAATAGGTAATGTATTCTTGCCTAAGGAATTACCTTTAAAAGAATTACCTAAGGAAAAAGCTGCATTATGCCTTGGTATGTATGGAAATGATGTAGACTATTATGCTATAAAAGAAATTATAGATATTCTTTTTAAAGAACTAGGTATATTAAATGTTAAATATATAAGAGAAGAAGAGAACCCAACCTTCCATCCAGGTAGAACTGCAAATATAGTTATAAAAGATAATATTATAGGAGTAATAGGTGAAGTACATCCAGATATATCTGAAAATTATTCTATAAAAGAAAATGCATATTTAGTAGAGTTAGATTTTGATGCTATTATTAACTGTGCAGATTTAAGTAGAAAATATAAGCCATTACCTAAATATCCAGCAATAGTAAGAGATGTTGCTATTGTACTAGATAAAGATACAATGGTTCAAGAAATAGAGGAAGTGATATTAGATAATGGTAAGGGTTTAATAAATGAGATTAAATTATTTGATATTTATGAAGGAGAGCAAGTACCAGAAGGTATGAAAAGTATAGCTTACTCTATTGTTTATAGATCCTATGAAAGAACTTTAAAAGATGATGAGATAAGTAAGTTACATTCAAATATTATAAAAAAATTAGAAGAGAGTTTTAATGCCGAATTAAGAAGCTAA
- the rplT gene encoding 50S ribosomal protein L20, giving the protein MARVKGAVNARKKHKKVLKQAKGYYGAKSKLYRTANQAVMKSLDYAYIGRKHRKRDFRKLWISRINAATRLNGMNYSTFISGLKRANIEINRKMLSEMAIHDPEGFSKLTEIAKEA; this is encoded by the coding sequence ATGGCAAGAGTAAAAGGAGCAGTTAATGCCAGAAAAAAACATAAAAAAGTTTTAAAACAAGCTAAAGGATATTATGGTGCTAAAAGCAAATTATATAGAACAGCAAATCAAGCTGTAATGAAATCATTAGACTATGCTTATATAGGACGTAAACATAGAAAAAGAGATTTTAGAAAACTTTGGATTTCAAGAATAAATGCTGCCACTAGATTAAATGGCATGAATTATAGCACATTTATCAGTGGGCTTAAAAGAGCTAATATAGAGATAAATAGAAAGATGTTATCAGAAATGGCTATACATGATCCTGAAGGTTTTTCAAAATTAACAGAAATAGCAAAAGAAGCTTAA
- a CDS encoding TrkA family potassium uptake protein encodes MERIIIIGCGRFGLNVAKTLYGLGNEVMVVDINEEKIKEIANNVTHAVQADVMDEFILNKLGISDFDVAIISIGSNLEASIMATLMAKELGVKKVIAKARSEAHGKILSKIGADKIIFPERDMGIRLAHNLVSANILDFIELSPEYSIVEIVAMKGWKNKKLKELHLPTEYGINVMAIKRGKNINVSPYADDIIEEGDILVVIGNTKDIRRVERNAGK; translated from the coding sequence ATGGAACGAATTATTATTATAGGTTGTGGTAGATTTGGTTTAAATGTAGCTAAGACTCTTTATGGTCTAGGAAATGAGGTTATGGTTGTTGATATTAATGAAGAGAAAATAAAAGAAATAGCTAATAATGTAACTCATGCAGTTCAAGCCGACGTAATGGACGAATTTATATTAAATAAATTGGGAATTAGTGACTTTGATGTAGCAATTATTAGTATTGGTTCTAATTTAGAAGCATCTATAATGGCTACTCTAATGGCTAAAGAACTTGGTGTAAAGAAAGTTATCGCTAAAGCTAGAAGTGAAGCTCATGGTAAAATTTTATCAAAAATTGGAGCGGATAAAATTATTTTTCCCGAAAGAGATATGGGAATTAGATTAGCTCATAATTTAGTTTCTGCGAATATCCTGGATTTTATTGAATTATCCCCTGAATATAGTATAGTAGAAATAGTAGCCATGAAGGGATGGAAGAATAAGAAACTAAAGGAATTACATCTTCCCACTGAATATGGTATAAATGTAATGGCTATTAAAAGAGGAAAAAACATAAATGTTTCCCCTTATGCCGATGATATAATAGAAGAAGGAGATATTTTAGTAGTAATAGGAAATACGAAAGATATAAGGAGAGTAGAGAGAAATGCAGGAAAATAA
- the rlmB gene encoding 23S rRNA (guanosine(2251)-2'-O)-methyltransferase RlmB, translating to MQENNKYKKITSSSNPVIKNIKSLYRKKSRWNQERFIIEGVKSVEELLKEENLIDYIVYSNKLLAVNEGVDLLDKIDKKDIELVHVSDNLFKEITDVENPQGIMAIVKFNLVSFKDILKNKDFLIYLDEVADPGNMGTIIRTADAFGASGIVVSEGSVDIYNPKVVRASMGSIFHVPLCYVNDEREIFEAFKREKITILATSLKSDKFIHEVELGENTVLIIGNEARGVSEASIANADELVKIYMSGEAESLNAAIAASIVMYEVAINRINEACTLQG from the coding sequence ATGCAGGAAAATAATAAATATAAAAAAATTACTAGTTCTTCTAACCCTGTAATCAAAAATATTAAAAGTTTATATAGAAAAAAATCCAGGTGGAATCAAGAAAGATTTATAATTGAAGGTGTTAAATCCGTAGAGGAGTTATTAAAAGAAGAAAATTTAATAGATTATATAGTATATTCTAATAAATTACTTGCTGTAAATGAAGGAGTGGATTTACTAGATAAAATAGATAAGAAAGATATAGAACTTGTTCATGTATCCGACAATCTTTTTAAAGAAATAACAGATGTAGAAAATCCTCAAGGAATTATGGCCATAGTTAAATTTAATTTAGTATCTTTTAAAGACATATTAAAAAATAAAGACTTTTTAATATATTTAGATGAAGTAGCGGATCCAGGGAATATGGGAACCATTATAAGGACTGCTGATGCTTTTGGAGCAAGTGGAATAGTTGTGTCTGAAGGCTCTGTAGATATTTATAATCCTAAGGTAGTTCGGGCATCAATGGGCTCAATTTTCCATGTTCCATTATGTTATGTAAATGATGAAAGGGAAATTTTTGAAGCTTTTAAAAGAGAAAAGATTACTATATTAGCTACGTCATTGAAAAGTGATAAATTTATACATGAAGTAGAATTAGGAGAAAACACTGTGCTAATAATAGGCAATGAGGCGAGAGGGGTTTCTGAAGCTTCTATAGCCAATGCAGATGAATTAGTAAAAATCTATATGTCTGGAGAAGCGGAATCTTTAAATGCTGCTATAGCAGCCTCTATTGTAATGTATGAAGTGGCAATTAATAGAATTAATGAAGCTTGTACTTTGCAAGGTTAA